The proteins below are encoded in one region of Pseudoduganella armeniaca:
- the nuoG gene encoding NADH-quinone oxidoreductase subunit NuoG, with protein MVEIEIDGKKVEVPPGSMVMDAANKLGTYIPHFCYHKKLSIAANCRMCLVEVEKAPKPLPACATPVSAGMIVRSHSEKAVQAQKSVMEFLLINHPLDCPICDQGGECQLQDLAVGYGNNTSRYEEDKRVVVPKDAGPLVNMQEMSRCIQCTRCVRFGQEVAGVMELGMLGRGEHSEITTFVGEAVSSEMSGNMIDLCPVGALTSKPFRYSARTWELSRRKSVSPHDGLGANLIVQVKQGKVKRVLPLENEAINECWISDKDRFSYEALDSTERLTQPMLKQGGQWKEVDWQTALEYVAHGLKNIKHEHGADAIAAYATAHSTVEELALLKKLASGVGFENVDFRLRQTDFALDGEVTPWLGMPIADVSTLQGALVIGSFLRKDHPLLATRLRSAAKNGAKIALINATGDDSLIKVATNVVAAPSDWLAVLSGIVSAVAQAKGEGAPAGFENVETNDAAKAIAAALIAGEQKAVFLGNAAVQHPQASAIHAAALWIATATGAKLGVLTEAANTVGGYLVGATAAKAAPAFSVPKKAYLLLNAEPELDAANPQAAVAALNAAEMVVVMSAFKHGADYADVLLPIAPFAETSGTFVNCEGRAQSFNGTVKPLGEARPAWKVLRVLGNILGLPGFDYETSESIRDEVLGKGVADLSAKLSNTTKLAVKAAAFGAGDKLERIADVPIHFADALVRRSAPLQATPDAAPPKAHISKALAEQIGVKDGDMVQVLQGTGSAILAARVDASLPANVVRVPAAHASTATLGDMFGPISVAKAGEGK; from the coding sequence ATGGTTGAAATCGAAATTGACGGCAAAAAGGTAGAAGTCCCACCGGGTTCGATGGTGATGGACGCTGCCAACAAACTGGGCACGTACATCCCGCACTTCTGCTATCACAAGAAATTGTCGATCGCGGCGAACTGCCGCATGTGCCTGGTCGAAGTGGAAAAAGCGCCGAAGCCGCTGCCCGCCTGCGCCACGCCGGTCTCCGCCGGCATGATCGTGCGCTCGCACAGCGAAAAGGCCGTCCAGGCGCAGAAGAGCGTCATGGAATTCCTGCTGATTAACCACCCGCTGGATTGCCCCATCTGCGACCAGGGCGGCGAGTGCCAGCTGCAGGATCTGGCCGTCGGCTACGGCAACAACACCTCGCGCTACGAGGAAGACAAGCGCGTGGTCGTGCCGAAGGATGCCGGTCCGCTGGTGAACATGCAGGAAATGAGCCGCTGCATCCAGTGCACCCGTTGCGTGCGTTTCGGCCAGGAAGTGGCCGGCGTCATGGAACTGGGCATGCTGGGCCGCGGCGAGCACTCCGAGATCACGACGTTCGTCGGCGAGGCGGTCAGCTCCGAGATGTCGGGCAATATGATCGACCTGTGCCCGGTGGGCGCGCTGACGTCGAAGCCGTTCCGCTACAGCGCCCGTACTTGGGAACTGTCGCGCCGTAAATCGGTCTCGCCGCACGACGGCCTGGGTGCCAACCTGATCGTCCAGGTCAAGCAGGGCAAAGTGAAGCGCGTGCTGCCGCTGGAAAACGAAGCCATCAACGAGTGCTGGATTTCCGACAAGGACCGTTTCTCGTACGAAGCGCTGGATTCGACCGAGCGCCTGACGCAGCCGATGCTCAAGCAAGGCGGCCAGTGGAAGGAAGTGGATTGGCAGACGGCGCTGGAATACGTGGCGCACGGCCTGAAGAACATCAAGCACGAACACGGTGCCGACGCGATCGCCGCCTACGCGACCGCGCACTCGACCGTCGAGGAATTGGCCCTGCTGAAGAAGCTGGCCTCCGGCGTCGGCTTCGAGAACGTCGACTTCCGCCTGCGCCAGACCGACTTCGCGCTGGACGGCGAAGTCACGCCATGGCTGGGCATGCCGATCGCCGACGTGTCGACCCTGCAGGGCGCACTGGTCATCGGTTCGTTCCTGCGCAAGGATCACCCGCTGCTGGCCACGCGCCTGCGCTCGGCCGCGAAGAACGGCGCCAAGATCGCGCTGATCAACGCCACCGGCGATGACAGCCTGATCAAGGTCGCGACCAACGTCGTCGCCGCGCCGTCGGACTGGCTGGCCGTGCTGTCCGGTATCGTCTCCGCCGTCGCGCAAGCGAAGGGCGAGGGCGCACCGGCCGGCTTCGAGAACGTCGAAACGAACGATGCCGCCAAGGCCATCGCCGCTGCCCTGATCGCTGGCGAACAGAAGGCTGTCTTCCTGGGCAACGCCGCCGTGCAGCACCCGCAAGCCTCCGCGATCCACGCGGCCGCGCTGTGGATCGCCACCGCGACCGGCGCCAAGCTGGGCGTGCTGACCGAAGCCGCCAACACCGTGGGTGGCTACCTGGTCGGCGCCACCGCCGCCAAGGCCGCGCCGGCGTTCTCCGTGCCGAAGAAGGCCTACCTGCTGCTGAACGCGGAACCGGAACTGGATGCGGCCAACCCGCAAGCCGCCGTGGCCGCGCTGAACGCCGCCGAGATGGTCGTCGTCATGTCCGCCTTCAAGCACGGCGCCGACTACGCCGACGTGCTGCTGCCGATCGCGCCGTTCGCCGAAACGTCCGGCACCTTCGTCAACTGCGAAGGCCGTGCACAGAGCTTCAACGGCACCGTCAAGCCGCTGGGCGAAGCGCGTCCGGCCTGGAAGGTGCTGCGCGTGCTGGGCAACATCCTGGGCCTGCCGGGCTTCGACTACGAAACCTCGGAAAGCATCCGCGACGAAGTACTGGGCAAGGGCGTGGCCGACCTGTCGGCCAAGCTGTCCAATACGACCAAGCTGGCGGTGAAAGCCGCCGCGTTCGGCGCCGGCGACAAGCTGGAACGTATCGCCGACGTGCCGATCCACTTCGCCGACGCGCTGGTGCGTCGCTCCGCACCGCTGCAGGCCACGCCTGACGCGGCTCCGCCGAAGGCGCACATCTCGAAGGCCCTGGCCGAACAGATCGGCGTCAAGGACGGCGACATGGTGCAAGTGCTGCAAGGCACCGGCTCCGCGATCCTGGCCGCGCGCGTCGACGCGTCGCTGCCGGCCAACGTGGTGCGCGTGCCGGCGGCACACGCATCGACGGCAACGCTGGGCGACATGTTCGGCCCGATCTCCGTTGCCAAAGCAGGGGAGGGCAAGTAA
- the nuoF gene encoding NADH-quinone oxidoreductase subunit NuoF has protein sequence MTSLHDRHINPLILKDLNGDNWHLEDYVKRGGYSALRKILEQKIAPETIIADLKTSGLRGRGGAGFPTGLKWSFMPRQFPGQKYLVCNTDEGEPGTFKDRDIIRYNPHALIEGMAIGAYAMGITVGYNYIHGEIFQDYLRFEEALEEARAAGYLGDKILGSEFSFQLHAHHGYGAYICGEETALLESLEGKKGQPRFKPPFPASFGLYGKPTTINNTETFAAVPFILNIGAENYLGLGKPNNGGTKIFSISGDVERPGNYEVPLGTPFAKLMELAGGMRGGKKIKAVIPGGSSAPVIRGEIMMQTDLDYDSIAKAGSMLGSGAVIVMDETRCMVKALERLSYFYYEESCGQCTPCREGTGWMYRMIHRIENGQGRQSDLDMLNSIADNIQGRTICALGDAAAMPVRAFIKQFREEFEYHVEHKHCLVPVSAY, from the coding sequence ATGACCTCGCTGCACGACCGTCACATCAATCCGCTGATCCTGAAGGATCTGAACGGCGACAACTGGCACCTGGAAGACTACGTCAAGCGCGGCGGTTACTCCGCCCTTCGCAAGATCCTGGAACAGAAGATCGCACCGGAAACCATCATCGCCGACCTGAAGACCTCGGGCCTGCGCGGCCGCGGCGGCGCCGGTTTCCCGACCGGCCTGAAGTGGAGCTTCATGCCGCGCCAGTTCCCGGGCCAGAAGTACCTCGTCTGCAATACCGACGAAGGCGAGCCGGGCACGTTCAAGGACCGCGACATCATCCGCTACAACCCCCATGCACTGATCGAGGGCATGGCCATCGGCGCTTATGCGATGGGCATCACGGTGGGCTACAACTACATCCACGGCGAGATCTTCCAGGATTACCTGCGCTTCGAGGAAGCGCTGGAAGAAGCGCGCGCGGCCGGCTACCTGGGCGACAAGATCCTGGGCAGCGAGTTCAGCTTCCAGCTGCACGCGCACCATGGCTACGGCGCCTACATCTGCGGCGAGGAAACCGCGCTGCTGGAGTCGCTGGAGGGCAAGAAAGGTCAGCCGCGCTTCAAGCCGCCGTTCCCGGCCTCGTTCGGCCTGTACGGCAAGCCAACCACGATCAACAACACGGAAACCTTCGCGGCCGTGCCGTTCATCCTGAACATCGGCGCCGAGAACTACCTGGGCCTGGGCAAGCCGAACAACGGCGGCACCAAGATCTTCTCGATCTCGGGCGACGTCGAGCGTCCGGGCAACTACGAAGTCCCGCTGGGCACCCCGTTCGCCAAGCTGATGGAGCTGGCTGGTGGCATGCGCGGCGGCAAGAAGATCAAGGCCGTGATTCCCGGCGGTTCGTCCGCACCGGTGATCCGCGGCGAGATCATGATGCAGACCGACCTGGACTACGACTCGATCGCCAAGGCCGGCTCGATGCTGGGCTCGGGCGCCGTCATCGTCATGGACGAGACGCGCTGCATGGTCAAGGCGCTGGAACGCCTGTCCTACTTCTACTACGAGGAATCGTGCGGCCAGTGCACGCCGTGCCGCGAAGGCACGGGCTGGATGTACCGGATGATCCACCGCATCGAGAACGGCCAGGGCCGCCAGAGCGACCTGGACATGCTGAACTCGATCGCCGACAACATCCAGGGCCGCACCATCTGCGCGCTGGGCGACGCGGCCGCGATGCCGGTCCGGGCGTTCATCAAGCAGTTCCGCGAGGAATTCGAATATCACGTCGAGCACAAGCACTGCCTGGTGCCTGTCTCGGCCTACTAA
- the nuoE gene encoding NADH-quinone oxidoreductase subunit NuoE, translated as MLSEQCYKKIDRELAKYPADQRQSAVMASLAHAQVELGWLSPETMKEIADYIGMPAIAVQEVATFYNMYNLKPVGKHKITVCTNLPCALSGGVKAGEHLKQKLGIDYRGTTDDGEFTLMEGECMGACGDAPVMLVNNHRMCSFMSTEKIDALVEELKK; from the coding sequence ATGTTATCCGAGCAGTGCTACAAGAAAATCGACCGCGAGTTGGCCAAGTACCCGGCCGACCAGCGCCAGTCGGCCGTGATGGCCTCGCTGGCCCACGCCCAGGTGGAACTGGGTTGGCTGTCGCCTGAAACGATGAAGGAAATCGCCGACTACATCGGCATGCCGGCCATTGCCGTGCAAGAGGTCGCGACCTTCTACAACATGTACAACCTCAAGCCCGTCGGCAAGCACAAGATCACCGTGTGCACCAACCTGCCATGCGCCCTGTCGGGCGGCGTGAAGGCCGGCGAGCACCTGAAGCAGAAGCTGGGCATCGACTACCGCGGCACCACCGACGACGGCGAATTCACGCTGATGGAAGGCGAGTGCATGGGCGCCTGCGGCGACGCCCCCGTGATGCTGGTGAATAACCACCGCATGTGCTCGTTCATGAGTACCGAGAAGATCGACGCCCTCGTGGAGGAACTGAAGAAATGA
- a CDS encoding NADH-quinone oxidoreductase subunit D: MAEIKNYTLNFGPQHPAAHGVLRLVLELDGEVIQRADPHIGLLHRATEKLAEQKTYLQSVPYTDRLDYVSMMCNEHGYVLAIEKLLGLEVPLRAQYIRVMFDEITRILNHLMWLGAHALDVGAMGPFLYCFRDREDLFDCYEAVSGARMHAAYYRPGGVYRDLPDAMPQHRPSTIRSKKEIDKLNEHRQGSLLDFLEAFTTRFPGYVDEYETLLTDNRIWKQRTVGIGVVSPEDALAMGFTGAMLRGSGVKWDLRKNQPYEVYDLMDFDIPIGTNGDCYDRYLVRVEELRQSNRIIKQCIEWLRNNPGPVITANRKVAPPSRVDMKSNMESLIHHFKLFQEGFHVPPGEAYSAVEHPKGEFGVYIVSDGANKPYRLKFRTPDYAHLQSLDEMARGHMIADAVTIIGTQDIVFGSIDR; the protein is encoded by the coding sequence ATGGCTGAGATTAAGAATTACACCCTGAACTTTGGTCCGCAGCACCCGGCAGCGCACGGCGTGCTGCGTTTGGTGCTTGAGCTGGACGGCGAAGTCATCCAGCGTGCCGACCCCCATATCGGCCTGCTGCACCGCGCCACCGAGAAGCTGGCCGAACAGAAGACCTACCTGCAGTCGGTGCCGTACACGGACCGCCTGGACTACGTCTCGATGATGTGCAACGAGCACGGCTACGTGCTGGCCATCGAGAAGCTGCTGGGCCTGGAAGTGCCGCTGCGCGCACAGTACATCCGCGTCATGTTCGACGAGATCACCCGCATCCTGAACCACCTGATGTGGCTGGGCGCGCACGCGCTGGACGTGGGCGCGATGGGTCCGTTCCTGTACTGCTTCCGCGACCGCGAAGACCTGTTCGACTGCTACGAAGCGGTGTCGGGCGCGCGCATGCACGCGGCCTACTACCGTCCGGGCGGCGTGTATCGCGACCTGCCGGATGCGATGCCGCAGCACCGTCCGTCGACGATCCGCAGCAAGAAGGAAATCGACAAGCTGAACGAACACCGCCAGGGTTCCCTGCTGGACTTCCTGGAAGCCTTCACGACCCGCTTCCCGGGCTACGTCGACGAATACGAGACGCTGCTGACGGATAACCGCATCTGGAAACAGCGTACGGTCGGCATCGGCGTGGTGTCGCCGGAAGACGCGCTGGCCATGGGCTTCACCGGCGCGATGCTGCGCGGCTCGGGCGTCAAGTGGGACCTGCGCAAGAACCAGCCGTACGAAGTGTACGACCTGATGGACTTCGACATCCCGATCGGCACCAACGGCGACTGCTACGACCGCTACCTGGTGCGCGTGGAAGAGCTGCGCCAGTCGAACCGCATCATCAAGCAATGCATCGAGTGGCTGCGCAACAACCCGGGTCCCGTGATCACGGCCAACCGCAAGGTCGCGCCGCCGTCGCGCGTGGACATGAAGTCGAACATGGAATCGCTGATCCACCACTTCAAGCTGTTCCAGGAAGGCTTCCACGTGCCGCCGGGCGAGGCGTACTCCGCCGTCGAGCATCCGAAGGGCGAATTCGGCGTCTACATCGTGTCCGATGGCGCCAACAAGCCGTACCGGCTGAAGTTCCGTACCCCGGACTACGCTCACCTGCAGAGCCTGGATGAAATGGCGCGCGGTCACATGATCGCCGACGCCGTGACCATCATTGGTACGCAAGACATCGTTTTCGGCAGTATCGACCGATAA
- a CDS encoding NADH-quinone oxidoreductase subunit C — MTTHLEALQGALASALGERVATTVALGEITLVVKADDYHAVMQTLRDNAALGFDTLIDLCGVDYSTYGEGTWEGPRFAAVTHLLSVKHNWRVRVRVFCPDDDMPLVQSVTDIWRAANWYEREAFDLYGILFEGHSDLRRILTDYGFIGHPFRKDFPVSGYVEMRYDAEQKRVIYQPVTIEPRENVPRVIREEKYGMK; from the coding sequence ATGACTACACATCTGGAAGCATTGCAGGGCGCACTGGCCAGCGCCCTGGGGGAGCGCGTCGCTACGACGGTCGCGCTGGGTGAAATCACCCTCGTCGTCAAGGCCGACGACTATCACGCCGTCATGCAGACGCTGCGCGACAACGCCGCACTGGGGTTCGATACGCTGATCGACCTGTGCGGCGTCGACTATTCCACCTACGGCGAAGGCACGTGGGAAGGCCCGCGTTTCGCGGCCGTCACGCACCTGCTGTCGGTGAAGCACAACTGGCGCGTGCGCGTGCGCGTGTTCTGCCCGGACGACGACATGCCGCTGGTGCAGAGCGTGACCGACATCTGGCGCGCCGCCAACTGGTACGAGCGCGAGGCGTTCGACCTGTACGGCATCCTGTTCGAGGGTCACAGCGACCTGCGCCGCATCCTGACCGACTACGGCTTCATCGGCCATCCGTTCCGCAAGGACTTCCCCGTGTCCGGCTACGTCGAGATGCGCTACGACGCCGAGCAGAAGCGCGTAATCTACCAGCCGGTGACGATCGAGCCGCGCGAGAACGTGCCGCGCGTGATCCGCGAAGAAAAATACGGGATGAAATAA
- a CDS encoding NuoB/complex I 20 kDa subunit family protein, with protein MAIEGVLNEGFITTSADKLINWARTGSMFPMTFGLACCAVEMMHVGAARYDMDRFGVVFRPSPRQSDVMIVAGTLCNKMAPALRKVYDQMSEPRWVISMGTCANGGGYYHYSYSVVRGCDRIVPVDIYVPGCPPTAEALLYGILQLQNKIKRTNTIAR; from the coding sequence ATGGCTATTGAAGGCGTATTAAACGAAGGTTTCATCACCACCTCGGCCGACAAGCTGATCAACTGGGCGCGTACCGGGTCGATGTTCCCGATGACGTTCGGTCTGGCCTGCTGTGCGGTCGAAATGATGCACGTGGGCGCGGCCCGTTACGACATGGACCGCTTCGGCGTCGTGTTCCGTCCGTCGCCACGCCAGTCCGACGTGATGATCGTTGCCGGCACGCTGTGCAACAAGATGGCGCCGGCACTGCGCAAGGTCTACGACCAGATGTCCGAGCCGCGCTGGGTCATCTCGATGGGCACCTGCGCCAACGGCGGCGGCTACTATCACTACTCGTACTCCGTCGTGCGCGGTTGCGACCGCATCGTGCCCGTCGACATCTACGTGCCGGGCTGTCCTCCCACCGCCGAGGCTCTGCTGTACGGCATCCTGCAGCTGCAAAACAAGATCAAGCGCACCAACACGATCGCACGATAA
- a CDS encoding NADH-quinone oxidoreductase subunit A: MNLENYFPVLLFLLVGLGVGVVPQVLGRLLGPHKPDAAKLSPYECGFEAFEDARMKFDVRYYLVAILFILFDLETAFFFPWGVSMRELGWQGFVTMMVFIAEFVVGFWYIWKKGALDWE, translated from the coding sequence GTGAACCTCGAAAATTACTTCCCCGTACTTCTGTTCCTGCTCGTCGGCCTCGGTGTCGGCGTAGTGCCCCAGGTGCTTGGCCGTCTGCTCGGTCCGCACAAGCCCGACGCGGCGAAATTGTCCCCCTACGAGTGCGGCTTCGAAGCCTTCGAAGACGCGCGCATGAAATTCGACGTGCGTTACTACCTCGTCGCAATCCTGTTTATTTTGTTCGACCTGGAAACCGCATTCTTCTTCCCGTGGGGCGTCTCCATGCGCGAACTGGGCTGGCAGGGCTTCGTCACGATGATGGTATTCATCGCCGAATTCGTTGTCGGTTTTTGGTATATCTGGAAGAAAGGTGCCCTTGATTGGGAATAA
- the secG gene encoding preprotein translocase subunit SecG: MNTLFNLVVVVQVLSALAIIGLVLLQHGKGADMGAAFGSGASGSLFGATGSSNFMSKSTAVAAAIFFAATLGLSALATQRTAGNTGVLSNITAPVSGSAAIPGATAPAAPAPNATTPAAPAAQAPAAQTPAAPAAGDANGAPANQIPK; the protein is encoded by the coding sequence ATGAACACCTTGTTCAACCTGGTCGTCGTAGTACAAGTCCTGTCGGCCCTGGCCATCATCGGCCTGGTGCTGCTGCAACACGGCAAGGGCGCCGACATGGGCGCCGCCTTTGGCTCCGGTGCCTCCGGCAGCCTGTTCGGTGCCACCGGCTCGTCGAACTTCATGTCGAAGTCGACGGCAGTAGCGGCGGCAATCTTCTTTGCCGCCACCCTCGGCCTGTCGGCCCTGGCCACGCAGCGCACCGCGGGCAACACGGGCGTACTGTCGAACATCACGGCGCCGGTTTCCGGCTCGGCCGCGATCCCTGGCGCCACCGCGCCGGCAGCGCCGGCACCCAACGCCACCACTCCGGCAGCCCCTGCAGCGCAGGCACCGGCCGCGCAAACGCCTGCCGCTCCGGCCGCCGGCGACGCCAATGGCGCGCCAGCAAACCAGATTCCGAAGTAA
- the tpiA gene encoding triose-phosphate isomerase, producing the protein MRRKLVIGNWKMNGSLAANSVLLRGIVAGYAAQNADCGVCAPAPYLAQCQSELTGTPVAWGAQDVSAYAAGAYTGEVAASMLQEFGCRYVLCGHSERRAYHHETNEVVAQKVLAALNAGLTPVVCVGETLEEREAGRTNVVVCAQLQAVLDVLEAAAVEKIVLAYEPVWAIGTGKTATPALAQEVHGMLRKQVAERNPVAAANMAILYGGSMKPENAKDLLAQADIDGGLIGGASLKVADFLAIVHAAG; encoded by the coding sequence ATGCGACGCAAACTGGTCATCGGCAACTGGAAAATGAACGGCAGCCTTGCCGCCAATTCGGTATTATTACGCGGGATCGTGGCCGGCTATGCCGCCCAGAATGCCGATTGCGGCGTCTGCGCGCCCGCGCCATATCTGGCACAATGCCAGTCCGAGCTGACGGGCACGCCCGTCGCCTGGGGCGCGCAGGATGTGTCGGCCTACGCGGCCGGCGCCTACACGGGCGAGGTCGCCGCGTCGATGCTGCAGGAATTCGGTTGCCGCTACGTGCTGTGCGGGCACTCCGAGCGCCGCGCGTACCACCACGAAACCAACGAAGTCGTCGCGCAAAAAGTGCTGGCGGCACTGAACGCCGGCCTGACGCCGGTCGTCTGCGTCGGTGAAACGCTGGAGGAACGCGAGGCCGGACGCACCAACGTTGTGGTATGCGCGCAACTGCAAGCCGTGCTGGACGTGCTGGAAGCGGCGGCGGTCGAAAAGATCGTGCTGGCGTACGAGCCGGTCTGGGCCATCGGCACGGGCAAGACCGCCACGCCGGCGCTGGCGCAGGAAGTGCATGGCATGCTACGCAAGCAGGTTGCCGAGCGCAACCCGGTGGCGGCGGCCAATATGGCGATCCTGTACGGCGGCAGCATGAAGCCGGAAAATGCCAAGGATTTGCTGGCGCAAGCGGACATCGACGGCGGCCTGATCGGCGGCGCGTCGCTGAAGGTGGCGGATTTCCTCGCCATCGTCCACGCGGCAGGTTAA
- a CDS encoding NAD(P)H-quinone oxidoreductase: MRAIEITKPGGPEVLQLCQRPMPEPKAGEVRIRVHAAGINRPDVFQRQGNYAPPPGASDLPGLEVAGEIIDGDLANSPFKAGDMVCALVQGGGYAEVVTAPVEQCLPVPHGLSPLEAASLPENYFTVWSNVFDRARLGPGESLLVQGGTSGIGVTAIQLASALGNRVFATAGSADKARACEQLGAERGINYRHEDFAAVVKQLTGDNGVDVILDMVGGDYLPREINCLADDGRIAIIALLGGSKGTLDMGQVLRRRLTITGSTLRPRSVAFKGAIARQLQEKVWPLFEQGRIKPVIYESFPLEQAAEAHALMESSTHVGKIMLQVIKP; this comes from the coding sequence ATGCGCGCGATCGAGATCACCAAGCCGGGCGGACCCGAGGTATTGCAGCTGTGCCAGCGGCCCATGCCGGAACCGAAGGCCGGGGAAGTGCGCATCCGCGTGCATGCCGCCGGCATCAACCGGCCCGACGTGTTCCAGCGCCAGGGTAACTACGCGCCGCCGCCCGGCGCTTCCGACCTGCCGGGCCTGGAAGTGGCCGGCGAGATCATCGACGGCGACCTGGCCAACTCGCCCTTCAAGGCCGGCGACATGGTGTGCGCCCTGGTGCAGGGCGGCGGCTATGCCGAAGTCGTGACGGCGCCCGTCGAGCAATGCCTGCCGGTGCCGCACGGGCTGTCGCCGCTGGAGGCCGCATCGCTGCCGGAAAATTACTTCACCGTGTGGAGCAATGTATTCGACCGCGCCCGGCTGGGACCTGGCGAGTCGCTGCTGGTGCAGGGCGGCACGTCCGGCATCGGCGTTACCGCGATCCAGCTGGCCAGTGCGCTGGGCAACCGCGTGTTCGCCACCGCCGGCAGCGCGGACAAGGCGCGCGCCTGCGAGCAGCTGGGCGCCGAGCGCGGCATCAATTACCGCCACGAGGACTTCGCCGCCGTCGTCAAGCAGCTGACCGGCGACAACGGCGTCGACGTCATCCTCGACATGGTCGGCGGCGACTACCTGCCGCGCGAGATCAACTGCCTGGCCGACGACGGCCGCATCGCCATCATCGCGCTCCTGGGCGGTTCCAAGGGTACCCTGGACATGGGCCAGGTGCTGCGCCGCCGGCTGACCATCACCGGCTCGACCCTGCGGCCCCGTTCCGTCGCGTTCAAGGGCGCGATCGCGCGGCAGCTGCAGGAAAAGGTGTGGCCGCTGTTCGAGCAGGGGCGCATCAAGCCCGTCATCTACGAGAGCTTCCCGCTGGAGCAGGCGGCCGAGGCGCATGCGCTGATGGAGTCGTCCACGCATGTGGGCAAGATCATGCTGCAGGTGATCAAGCCGTAA
- a CDS encoding PAAR domain-containing protein, translating to MPNVIRLGDSTSHGGKVVSVSATHFKVGGIAVARVGDPCSCPVKGHDGCTIAEGNPRHKINGVAVAYEGHKTSCGATLLASAPKFRSD from the coding sequence ATGCCCAACGTGATCCGCCTCGGCGACAGCACCTCCCACGGCGGCAAGGTCGTCAGCGTATCCGCCACGCATTTCAAGGTCGGCGGGATTGCCGTCGCGCGCGTGGGTGACCCGTGCAGTTGCCCCGTCAAGGGCCACGACGGTTGCACGATCGCCGAAGGCAACCCGCGCCACAAGATCAACGGTGTCGCTGTCGCCTACGAAGGCCACAAGACCAGCTGCGGCGCGACACTGCTGGCGAGCGCGCCAAAGTTCCGCTCCGACTGA
- a CDS encoding T6SS immunity protein Tli4 family protein — protein sequence MNSIRIVSVGCLAAICMILAACNHRSTQYGAPNMTALTPRLKAIFATTKTVCFGRFIVDVPATATVAWGSGSVDLGIAVYPDAAKEVDEEAEKFIEELKNTKAIYHDHMPLFLSEEHIEEPLGRIITGYEGFDAMQGLKISGYFSWGKDGFIIDARPLQEDRSETVADIKSIAQRLRPRVEDEVPAEPGNCLEYAFLRDKPGTGGEGTVAHLRIGFRLKEFPDTHVSIFVGPSNPHHSEGNSLEWRLADLEKEQRAEDPNHPMLKTVYFRRGPRQIHDWLNGWEAISRSPDQPDAHGVHDFVLQVKGIPNDVLHPYADIQMETGVADNLAGAVKPSLTDEEAVAVWDAITSTIRVRPTTTKASAQQSSRKPLGERLVSGRTCSQTGWWQAAEPAAAHALPRRRIEAGATMPVAVVAGKPTLWDKLKGEQPRHQVQAVWQLVAYED from the coding sequence ATGAATTCGATTCGAATAGTTAGCGTTGGATGCCTTGCCGCCATCTGCATGATCCTCGCGGCCTGCAATCACCGTTCTACACAATATGGAGCTCCCAATATGACCGCGCTCACGCCCCGCCTGAAAGCCATATTCGCAACCACTAAAACGGTTTGCTTTGGCAGATTTATCGTCGATGTCCCAGCTACGGCAACGGTCGCATGGGGCAGCGGGTCCGTCGACCTTGGGATAGCCGTTTATCCGGATGCTGCCAAAGAGGTCGATGAAGAGGCAGAGAAATTCATCGAGGAGCTTAAAAACACGAAGGCCATCTATCACGACCATATGCCGCTGTTTTTGTCCGAGGAGCATATCGAGGAGCCACTCGGGCGTATCATTACCGGTTATGAAGGGTTCGACGCAATGCAAGGCCTGAAGATCAGCGGCTATTTTTCGTGGGGAAAGGATGGCTTCATCATTGATGCCCGGCCCTTGCAGGAAGATCGAAGCGAAACTGTGGCGGACATAAAAAGTATTGCCCAACGCCTGCGGCCACGCGTTGAGGACGAAGTGCCCGCCGAACCCGGCAATTGCCTCGAATACGCTTTCCTTAGAGACAAGCCCGGAACCGGCGGTGAAGGGACTGTCGCACATCTTCGTATCGGCTTTCGCCTGAAGGAATTTCCGGACACGCACGTGTCCATTTTCGTAGGGCCGTCCAACCCCCACCATTCAGAAGGCAACTCGCTGGAATGGCGGCTGGCAGATCTCGAAAAGGAGCAAAGAGCCGAGGATCCAAATCATCCGATGTTGAAGACGGTCTATTTTCGGCGGGGGCCGCGCCAGATTCATGACTGGCTCAACGGGTGGGAAGCCATATCGCGTTCGCCCGATCAGCCAGATGCGCATGGGGTACACGACTTCGTGCTGCAGGTGAAAGGTATTCCCAACGATGTACTTCATCCATACGCTGACATCCAGATGGAAACTGGCGTCGCCGACAACCTCGCCGGCGCCGTCAAACCCAGCCTGACCGACGAAGAAGCCGTCGCAGTATGGGACGCCATCACCAGCACCATCCGCGTCCGGCCGACGACCACGAAAGCCAGCGCCCAGCAAAGCTCTCGCAAGCCCCTGGGCGAACGCCTGGTCTCAGGGCGCACCTGTTCGCAGACCGGCTGGTGGCAGGCCGCCGAACCCGCTGCGGCGCACGCCCTGCCGCGCCGGCGCATCGAGGCGGGGGCAACGATGCCGGTGGCGGTCGTCGCCGGCAAGCCGACGCTGTGGGACAAGCTCAAGGGCGAGCAGCCGCGGCATCAGGTGCAGGCAGTCTGGCAGCTCGTCGCCTACGAGGACTAA